The nucleotide window gggagtgttgtagaacagagggatctaggagtgcaggtgaatAATTCCTTGAAAGTCGTGTCAGAGGTACAGtatatagggtggtcaaaaaggctttaggcATATTggctttcattagtcagagtattgagttgggaagtcatgctgcagttaCATAAGACGTCAGTGAGgctagagttttgtgttcagttttggtcaccatgttataggaaagatgttgacaagctggaaagggtacagagaagatttacgaggatgatgccaggactcatggacctgagctacagggagaagttgagcaggctaggattttattccttggagcacaggaggatgacaggtgaccttatagagctgtataaaatcatgagagaaataaatcGGGTAAACAGAGTtgtttgcccaaagtaggggactcaagaaccggaggacatagatttcaggtgaggggcaaagattaaataggaacctgagggttaaaTTTTTTACGCAAAGTGtgctggatgtatggaacaagctgccagaggaggtagttgaggcacactttatcgcaacatttagataggtacatggataggataggtttagaaggatatgggccaaatgcaggcaggtgggactagtgcagatggggcatgttggtcagcgttggcaagttgggacgaaaggcctgtttctgcactgtattactTTGTGATGTGGTTCTCAACCACACGTTCATTTTTGTCAGCAATCATTATTAGTTctatatttttaaattacttaTCAAAACAAGATAGCTGCTGAAATGGATTGTCAATATTAGAGTTTTGCTGGTCAGTTCAGGAACtggatagttgtaggaaagtatgtCTTGAACATAGCGATGTGGGACTTAAGGCATCTGTGTCTACTGCCGAACAGCAGCAGCAAGAAAGGGGCCTTACCCTGTtagtgtgatagaaacatagaaaataggtgcaggagtaggccattcggccattcaatatgatcatggctgatcatccaactcagtatcctgtacctgccttctctccataccccctgatccctttagccacaagggccacatctaactcactcttaaatatagccaatgaactggcctcattgaTGATAGATGTCACCTATTTGAGGACCAGGCGGAGTCCGCCACTCgcttcagcctcctgcattcctgTGTATTGGAATTGCCAtgccaagccatgatgcaatcgGTGATTCTTGAGTGTACTTGTTCACTACAAGTTGGTTCCTGCAACTTTGGGCAATTCAGTTCATGAATATTATCAGGAATGGAGAGGTGATTCCACTGTCTGCCAACAGATGGTTAAAATTTGCAAGAAGCATATATCATTGTATCAGAGTTGCAATATTTAAAAATTGTCTATGATTTCTGCAGCTTACTAATATGACCGCAATGAGTACGAAAGACTATAGAATTACCATGTACATACACTTAGGTTTGAACAATATTTTTACCTATAGATGTGTTCCCTACAGAAATCAGTACATAATAAAGGAAGCTTACCTAAGAGCATAGCAGTATTATAGAATCAATCCTCTTTTCTCATATGAAAATTTCACTTGGCTTTCAGAGCAGCAAAACCATTTGACtacatttttaagaaggaactgcagatgctggaaactgaagaatggttttggcccgaaacgttgcccatttccttcgctccatagatgctgccgcacccgctgagttcctcctgactAAATTTTCTTGGATTTGTAAACACTGAGCATCAGTTGAAAGGGTTTTTTGTTGATTTAATACAATGCCTTGAACTATACACCTCAATAACATAGGTGGGTTTCAAGGAAACCTAAACCAAAATGAACTCTGCAATTATTGTGATCATAGTTAAACAAACATGAAGCTTAACATTTTTAATGTAAACTGTATTATAAACAAAAGCAAATGGAGACATGTAGAAGTCTTTATTTACTCTTGCAACTTTTAGATAGGTGCTCTTGACAAATTTAAATTTTGAACATTTGACAAAGAATTGGAATTCTAACTAACGCACATAGTCATCAATATCCCTGGCAAATTTCCCACGAGAATAATATTCatattctcttttctctctttcttcatCCACTGCTTTTCTTGTTCTTTGCACCTGTCGTTTAACTTTATTATTTGGTTCACCATAATAATTATCAGTATCTTCATCATCATCGTCATCGTCTTCATATTCCTCTTTCTCATCACTGAGATCTCTCTTTGCCTTCTCGTGATATTCACCAGTAGGAGTTCCATCTGCAGACCTTTTCATCTTCTCATAATAGTCTTCAATGTCTTTTGTGGCCTTCACTTCGAATACTAggaaacaaaatgtaaaaataCGTCATGAATGAAGTTTATGTATTTCAATACTTAAATGATTACTATATACACAATTCTGAACCTATTTCCAGATATTTTCATGAGTTTTAAATGTTTGTATTTGAAGTTCCCCTTTCCTAaaactgtttttatttttgactaatgtacaattttacagatACTTATAATCTACTTCAATGTCTGTGTGACCACGGCGGAGAAAGTGGAGAACAtgaagttcctcggagtgcagatCACAGACAGaatcacctggtccaggaacaacactgggattgtcaaacgggcccatcagcgactgcactacctgaggaaactcaaacaggcctcactccccgcCAACATCCTCAgaactttttacaggggcacggtggagtctgtattcacgtactgcatgaacacgtggtactccaactgtaactgctcagacaggaagtctgcagagggtagtgaggggagcagagaggatcattggcgtctccctaccctcggtacaagaactgttccagagccgctgcctgaaaaaagcactgagcatagcaaaggacagactgcaccccctccacacacatctggatcccctgccatcaggcaagagataccgtagcatcaaaacCCGGTCaatcagactgctaaacagcttccttccacaggctgtgctgctaaacagtcactccacctgattctgctgctttttgcactgacaatttaataactctggcactggccacttaaatcagctgccctggacaatttatgactgtttttacttgtattttaatgttgctgtttttacctgcactttttaactattcatactgttttatcagggactggattgattgtttttattttatgtgcgatgctccggtattccctgggaaacgttttctcattttgcactgtacaactgttgctttgcaagatgacaataaaggttgattgattaattgactaATTTTGGTGGGTGAGCTTAGATAATAAATATTGGTGGGTAGTTATTCAACTGGAGGGCATCAAAAGAAACAATACACTCATCATCTGACTGCATAGTTTCCCCGAACCCGACAGTTGCCTTAAAttgtaaaacatttattttctaaaATTTTGATTTCATTTATTGTATTTGGAACAAATTGCTTTTGGAAGAGATATTGCTCCATAGAAATTTATGGCACGGAAAGAgcattcagcccaccgtgtccaagcTGGCCAAGAAATATATTTAGATTATTCCCACTTCATATCCCTGAACATAGTCAGGAGTCATTATCAGTCCTAGTTACATTGTCATATCCCTGTACATATGTTAAGGATCCAAGTGCAAAAAAATTGGGATTAGACCTTTATCCTTTCAAGCCATGAATTCCAGCCCCCCACTATTGGAATGAAAGGAAATCTCTGATTCACTCTAAttcttttaattaattaaattaatttaaattatgcTCTCTAGTTCATTTCTTCAATATCAAATGATGTAGGTCCTTAATCCTCACCTTATCTGGGCCActcataatttaaaaacaaacccCTCAACCTAAtaaatctctcctcataacttgAGATCACCGGCCcagacaacattgtgaagtatctCAGCGCGCTCTCTAGTGCCATCGTGTCCTTCAAGTAGTGTGGTACTAGCTGGTGTTTTATACAATCTTTGCATTACTGCGCTGCTCTTGTATTTTATCCTTGGATCATAAAGGCAAAAGTCCAATTTGACTGCCATCTGTCCATCCTTCTATATTCGGGGGAACTTTAGAACTGAACTCTGGTCTTTTTGGTGTTATCatatttattgtgaattattttgttTGCCCTCCCCGATTGAACTACTTCATAATTATCTTGACTGAACTGAATCAGTTTTTTAATATCTTCCCGCGGATGATACTAGAAATGTGGATGGGTGAAAAATTGATATGAAGGTAATAAAACaggtcatctatctatctatacataatgaaaactctgatcttgtgctcttccagtttgcatggtttttctatttgcgcaaaaacggtatgcgATAGCACTAAATTCTTTTGCCAGCTTACTCGTTGTTCtcatgtgctgcgagtgcaacaagtttcattccAATCGGTGGCATATTGTAaaggttattaaggtttaaaatcgTAAAAAACTacgcatgcgcagattgctgCCGGTCACCGGCACACAGAttgatctcctctcctgtcagtcaggaaggggcgtcgccgggATGGCGATGCTCCTTCCTggcaccatcgccgcactgatcCGCCGCGTCCACTGTCAATCGGCTGGAGGTCGCATTGGTGGGAAGGGGAGCCAggggactgggcctgggctggtaccaaggacgagcctggtcAGGGACAAGCCTGGAGATTAAGTCAGGGCCTGGAATGGAGCCCAGGCGGCGGCCGAGCTGAGGGCTGGAGTCGTGCCCAAGCCCAGGGCCTGGGTCAAAGTTTACCAGCACCTCGGGGGCTCCCCGGCTGCCACCATCCTGCAGCACAGCCTCCGCTTCCTGCACTGCAGGCAGCTCTGGCTTGGCCGCCCGCCACCCTCACTCTGCCGCCTGCACAGCGAGCCCGGCTCCGTCGAGGCCCATGTCTGCGAGTGCTTCAGCCGCCTACAGCCAGGGCTGGGCCGAGtgcgagaaccaggccgagttcctgGTCCTGacactgctctacgacctggggcagggaatgggagtgaggggaggagg belongs to Leucoraja erinacea ecotype New England chromosome 28, Leri_hhj_1, whole genome shotgun sequence and includes:
- the LOC129710764 gene encoding uncharacterized protein LOC129710764 isoform X2 produces the protein MMKHVKFLLAMQLLSIAVFEVKATKDIEDYYEKMKRSADGTPTGEYHEKAKRDLSDEKEEYEDDDDDDEDTDNYYGEPNNKVKRQVQRTRKAVDEEREKREYEYYSRGKFARDIDDYVR
- the LOC129710764 gene encoding uncharacterized protein LOC129710764 isoform X1, with product MPQPRCESVGGRGRLNFHQPVKVMMKHVKFLLAMQLLSIAVFEVKATKDIEDYYEKMKRSADGTPTGEYHEKAKRDLSDEKEEYEDDDDDDEDTDNYYGEPNNKVKRQVQRTRKAVDEEREKREYEYYSRGKFARDIDDYVR